GATTGGAAGCTAGCCACCAGTCGCTGGGAGCAGGCCCTTAGCCTAATGCAGAAAGTGCCTGCCAGCGATCCTAACTACGCCACTGCGCAAACCAAGATCAAAGAGTATCAGCAAAATCTGGCCTCAGCCCAGCAACGGGTCAATGGAGTGCCCCGAGCTGCCGCTAGCGCCACTCCCGCTAAAGACAGCAGCGGCTTGGTCGCGCAAATTCCAATTGTGGAACGGCGAGGCGGCACCCCGGTGGTTCCCGTCACTTTTTCCGGGCAGAAGGGCAAACAACAGTTCTCTATGCTCTTTGATACTGGGGCGACCGGCACCTTAATTACGGCAGAGATGGCCAATGCCTTGGGCGTGGTCATTGTTGGCGAGACAATAGCCACCATTGCCGACGGTAGTCAGGTCTCCCTTCCCATCGGCTACGTAGACGCGATTGAGGCAGGCGGCCTGCGCAAGGAAGCCGTACTGGTGGCTATTGGGGGCGATGTAGGCCTGCTTGGTCAAGATTTTTATGGTAAGTACGGCATTTCCTTGGGCAGCAACAGCATCGGCCTGTACGAGTAGAGCTGAGTAACGGCAGGTGAGGTGCGATCGCATCTCCAATAGCTCCAGCTACTCTCCAATAAAATTTAGCCAAGCTAACCCAGAGGGCCCAAACCTTTGGGCTGGCTCCGTTCATGCATGCAGAACCGTCTGTTTGCTCGAATACAGCATGATTACAGATTCCGCCCGTGACGGCTGAGCTGCCCAATGGGCACACTTAAACCATTCTCTGCTGTAACAAATACTTCAGTGACTCGATTCAACAAATTCCTAGCGAACCTGAGCCTTGGGGTAAGGTTGGGATTAGGGTTCGGCGGAACAATCTTCCTGTCAGCCCTAGTTCTAGGGGCAGCCGCAGGGACTCTAGCCCAAAACCGGATTGAACAAGACATTGGCAGGGAGCTGAACCATCTGGCAGACCAGATGTCAGACCAGCTAGAAGTCAGTATGTTCGAGCGCTACCGCGAAATTCAGATCATCGCCGGGCTAGAGCCATTCCGCAATTCGCAGACCCCAGTTGCCCAACAGCAGGCCCTGCTAGACACCCTACAAACCACCTACCCCAGCTATTCCTGGATTGGCTTTGCGGATACCCAGGGCATCGTTCGGGCCAGCACCCAGGGGATTTTACAGGGCAAAAACGTAGCCGAGCGACCCTGGTTTATCAACGCACAGCAGGCCTCCTTTGTCGGGGATGTTCATGAAGCACTGCTGCTGGCCAAGCTGCTGCCCCCCAACCCTAATGGGGAGCCCCTTCGCTTTGTCGATGTTTCAACCCCAGTAACCAACGCCCAGGGCGAGTGGCAAGGAGTTTTGGGCGCACACCTAAGTTGGAACTGGGTCGAAGCGGTCGAAGCCTCTCTGGTCGAGCAAGTGGGCGGCAACAAAGAGGTATTTATCCTCTCGCCTACCGGCACAGTGCTGTTGGGGCCTGCCCCTTGGCAGGATCAGGAACTATCTCTAGACAGCTTGCGCTTGGCCCAGTCCCAGCAAAGTGGCTATGTTGTAGAGGAATGGCCCGATGGCAAAGCTTACCTGACCGGGTTTGTGCAGTCCCAGGGCTACGACAGCTACCCTGGGCTGGGCTGGATTATTTTAGTGCGAGAGCAAACCGACACGGCCTTTGCTCCTGCGCAGGCTCTTTATTGGCAAATTTTGGGGGGCGGCTTCTTTTTGGGCGGGGGCTTTGCCCTGCTGGGCTGGCTGGTTGCGGCCCGCATCACCAACCCGCTACTGAAAATCGCAACTGCCGCCGATCAGATTCGTCAGGGCAATCGCACCGCTTCGATTCCTGTGTTGACAGGCAAAACCGAGACCGCTCAGCTGTCCCAAGCGCTGCACCAGATGGTGGCCAATCTAGTTAGCCAGGAACAGGCGCTAAAACAGGCCAATCACGAGCTGCAAAGACAGCTTGAGCTGAGCGATCGCAAAGACAAATCTCTACAGCGCAGCGAGGAGCAGCTGCGCCAAATTGTTGACAACATTCAAGATGCGCTGCTGCTTAAGGCGGTCAACACAGGTGAAGTGATTTACTTCAACCCCGGCTATGCCAAGCTCCACCAAGAAATCACCACTGGCGAAACAGCTCAAGACCCACAGGCGTGGCTCAGGCTGATCCACCCCCAAGACCAGGGACGCGTCACGCTGAAAATGCAGGCCCAGTATCGGGGAGAGGGCTTCCTAAACGAAGAGTATAGGCTGGTTTTACCTGATGGCTCCGTTCGCTGGATTTGGGATCGCGCTTTTCCCATCCGGGATGAAGCTGGTCAGGTCTATCGCTATGCCGTAATCAAGCGAGACATTACTGAGCGCAAATACTCCGAAGCCATTCTCAAAACGCTGATAGAAAGTACCGCCTCAACCACCGGCCAAGACTTCTTCTCCACCCTGGCTCAGCGCCTATCCGAGGTGCTTGATGTCGATCATGTGTTTATTGCCGAGCGA
The nucleotide sequence above comes from Pseudanabaena sp. FACHB-2040. Encoded proteins:
- a CDS encoding retropepsin-like aspartic protease, which translates into the protein MHWRSYTAMIVAISSLTVASGCGSKVALESSTVPTPAAAAPAPTPAAPAPAATEVSTAPAADAPAAPSQSYFREGVNRATSAVNIGKSAQSPDDWKLATSRWEQALSLMQKVPASDPNYATAQTKIKEYQQNLASAQQRVNGVPRAAASATPAKDSSGLVAQIPIVERRGGTPVVPVTFSGQKGKQQFSMLFDTGATGTLITAEMANALGVVIVGETIATIADGSQVSLPIGYVDAIEAGGLRKEAVLVAIGGDVGLLGQDFYGKYGISLGSNSIGLYE